In Colletotrichum higginsianum IMI 349063 chromosome 1, whole genome shotgun sequence, one genomic interval encodes:
- a CDS encoding Multidrug resistance protein: MEHFRDTAFGHAMQLMTGGTVPQLQYLDERSRDGWRQYIEEDKSASRSRHGQVEVPAKGGNSESRPADEGRIHPSRTSSVDTAQTMVPDEADGYDSAGDISIDPEKGQYSHIIKFLPDDPENPQNWPVAKKVFVTFQICLLTASIYIGSAIYTAGLTDVMKVFGVSQVAALLGLTLFVAGYGLGPMIWSPLSEIPQVGRNPVYIGTLFVFFLLQIPTATSSSFGMLLAFRFISGFVGSPVLATGGATLVDIWSPKKRAYPIACWGIAAVAGPTLGPVVGGFAAMAKGWTWPIWELMWLSGLVFILLFFCLPETSSTNILYRRAKRLRKITGNEKIKSEPEVMAEDLTGKEIVMMCLVRPFTLNFAEPMVFLLNLYIALIYGLLYIWFESFPIIFTGIYGFSPGMQGLAFLGIMAGAFVAIPPFFWYLHKYLEPQFDENGDIQPEKRLPPAFVGAFAIPLCLFWFGWSARADVHWIVPVIGSAWFSVGSTFLFNSVLNYLPDAYPAYAASVLAGNDLFRSAFGASFPLFANTMYERLGVNWASSLLGFLAIVFIPIPFVLYKVGANLRKNHSTHARKDI, encoded by the exons ATGGAGCACTTTCGAGACACAGCGTTTGGTCATGCCATGCAGCTCATGACAGGAGGCACGGTTCCTCAACTGCAGTATCTTGACGAGCGGAGTCGCGATGGTTGGCGGCAGTACATCGAGGAGGACAAGTCTGCAAGCAGATCACGACATGGCCAGGTCGAGGTACCCGCGAAGGGTGGAAACAGCGAAAGCAGACCGGCGGATGAAGGCAGGATCCATCCATCAAGAACTTCTAGTGTGGACACGGCCCAGACGATGGTGCCTGACGAGGCGGATGGGTACGACAGTGCCGGCGACATCAGCATCGACCCCGAGAAAGGACAATACTCCCATATCATCAAGTTTCTGCCCGACGACCCCGAG AACCCTCAGAACTGGCCCGTGGCGAAGAAGGTGTTCGTCACCTTTCAGATCTGCCTCTTGACAGCCAGCATCTACATAGGCTCCGCCATCTACACGGCCGGGTTGACGGACGTCATGAAGGTGTTTGGCGTCAGTCAGGTGGCGGCACTGCTTGGCCTCACGCTCTTTGTAGCCGGTTACGGTCTCGGTCCT ATGATCTGGAGCCCCCTTTCTGAGATCCCCCAAGTCGGCCGGAATCCCGTCTACATCGGCACCcttttcgtcttcttcctgctgCAGATCCCCACGGCCACGTCTTCGAGCTTCGGCATGCTCCTCGCCTTCCGGTTCATCTCCGGATTCGTCGGTTCCCCGGTTCTGGCCACCGGTGGCGCCACCTTGGTAGACATCTGGTCGCCCAAGAAGAGGGCGTACCCGATCGCCTGCTggggcatcgccgccgtggcgGGCCCGACACTGGGCCCGGTCGTCGGCGGATTCGCGGCCATGGCCAAGGGCTGGACGTGGCCCATCTGGGAGCTGATGTGGCTGAGCGGGCTCGTCTTCatcttgctcttcttctgccTCCCCGAGACAAGTTCCACCAACATCCTATACCGCCGAGCCAAGCGACTCCGGAAGATCACGGGCAACGAGAAGATCAAGAGCGAGCCCGAGGTGATGGCCGAGGATCTGACGGGCAAGGAAATCGTCATGATGTGCCTGGTGCGCCCGTTCACGCTCAACTTCGCGGAGCCCATGGTGTTCCTGCTCAACCTCTACATCGCCTTGATCTACGGCCTTCTGTACATCTGGTTCGAGTCGTTCCCCATCATCTTCACCGGCATCTACGGCTTCAGCCCCGGCATGCAAGGCCTCGCCTTCTTGGGCATCATGGCcggcgccttcgtcgccatcCCGCCCTTCTTCTGGTATCTGCACAAGTATCTCGAGCCGCAGTtcgacgagaacggcgacATACAGCCCGAGAAGCGGCTGCCTCCGGCGTTTGTCGGCGCGTTCGCCATCCCGCTTTGCCTCTTCTGGTTCGGctggtcggcgagggcggacGTCCACTGGATCGTGCCCGTCATCGGCTCGGCGTGGTTCAGCGTCGGCTCCACGTTCCTGTTCAACTCGGTCCTCAACTACCTGCCCGACGCGTACCCGGCATACGCGGCGTCCGTCCTGGCGGGCAACGACTTGTTCAGGAGCGCCTTTGGCGCGAGCTTTCCGCTGTTCGCAAACACCATGTACGAGAGGCTGGGCGTGAACTGGGCGAGCTCGCTGTTGGGGTTCTTGGCGATTGTGTTCATTCCTATCCCGTTTGTGCTGTACAAG GTCGGAGCCAATCTGCGGAAGAATCACAGCACGCACGCCAGGAAGGACAtttga